A stretch of Clostridium formicaceticum DNA encodes these proteins:
- a CDS encoding HU family DNA-binding protein, protein MNKAELVARIAEKSQLTKKDAELALNAFMESVEEALVEGDKVQLVGFGTFDVRERKPRQGRNPRNPEQVIDIPASKAPVFKAGKTLKEKMND, encoded by the coding sequence GTGAATAAAGCTGAATTAGTAGCAAGAATAGCTGAAAAAAGTCAATTAACTAAAAAGGATGCTGAACTTGCGTTAAATGCATTTATGGAAAGTGTTGAGGAAGCATTAGTAGAAGGAGATAAAGTACAACTAGTAGGATTTGGTACTTTTGATGTAAGAGAGAGAAAACCAAGACAAGGTCGAAATCCAAGAAATCCTGAACAAGTAATAGATATTCCAGCTTCAAAAGCTCCTGTATTTAAAGCAGGTAAAACATTAAAAGAAAAAATGAATGATTAA
- a CDS encoding Ppx/GppA phosphatase family protein, with protein sequence MKKYAAIDIGTNSMRLLLAGIEENSIIHRTKEINTTRIGQAVDQGGFITEEGMERNLQAFQDFVKKAKEYGVEKIFAIATSAVRDAKNGGDFVQAAFDETGILIEVLTGKQEAEMGYRGVLMGLENSDVETLVIDIGGGSTEFILGKGTDLQERISENVGAVRITERIGEEGELQETVEKIMKTTFNRLKKKKIQQLIGIGGTITTLAALHQELDPYDMEKVHNYSLGLKDINSIKEKLTGLTIEERKKLKGLHPKRADIIVAGVAILQAIMKNLAITSITVSEYDNLEGLMYKNLQLTIL encoded by the coding sequence ATGAAAAAATATGCTGCTATAGATATAGGTACAAATTCTATGCGACTACTATTGGCGGGAATAGAAGAAAATAGCATCATACATAGAACAAAAGAGATCAACACTACCCGTATAGGACAAGCGGTAGATCAAGGGGGTTTTATTACAGAGGAAGGCATGGAAAGAAATCTTCAGGCTTTTCAAGATTTTGTAAAAAAGGCCAAAGAATACGGTGTAGAAAAGATTTTTGCCATTGCCACCAGTGCGGTAAGAGATGCTAAGAATGGCGGGGACTTTGTTCAGGCTGCTTTTGATGAGACAGGCATCCTTATAGAAGTGCTGACAGGGAAGCAAGAAGCAGAAATGGGCTATAGAGGAGTATTGATGGGTTTAGAAAATTCAGATGTAGAAACCCTTGTTATAGACATAGGGGGAGGCAGCACAGAATTTATTTTAGGAAAGGGTACAGATCTTCAGGAACGCATCAGTGAAAATGTAGGTGCTGTCAGAATAACAGAGCGGATAGGGGAAGAAGGGGAACTCCAGGAAACCGTCGAGAAGATAATGAAAACTACCTTTAATCGTTTAAAGAAAAAAAAGATTCAACAGTTAATAGGCATAGGCGGCACCATCACCACTTTAGCAGCCTTACATCAAGAGCTTGACCCCTATGATATGGAAAAGGTTCACAATTATTCTTTGGGTTTAAAAGATATTAATAGCATAAAAGAAAAATTAACTGGCCTCACAATAGAAGAAAGAAAAAAACTAAAGGGTCTCCATCCTAAAAGAGCAGATATTATTGTGGCAGGAGTAGCGATTTTACAAGCTATTATGAAAAATTTAGCCATAACATCTATTACCGTCAGTGAATATGATAACCTAGAGGGACTCATGTATAAAAATTTGCAACTTACTATTCTATAG
- a CDS encoding SpoIID/LytB domain-containing protein, which produces MKGLKKYGVLLLVIMLIVTLAGCRVERRPEGPEGQETPQRTEEAPEIPESISQGEGQEPRLTVHIVETEESREMDFEEYLQGVLAGEMQNDWPMEALKAQAILARTFVMEFVTDIGGSKYEGADVSTDIEEAQAWNDEGINERIIQAINDTRGQVAVHNNGYIKAWFHAHAAGQTAMAVEGLGLDEEDPPYIHSVESPDSEKAPEDDVNWSETFTKAEIIEAVQTTGQEPGDFNSIEVVETGPSGRAYKLQIGEAVVMAPAFRLALDSTRMKSTQLQDISVEGDQVTFSGTGYGHGVGMSQWGAYQMAEEGKSAEEIVKHYFKDIEVIKLWE; this is translated from the coding sequence ATGAAAGGATTAAAAAAATACGGGGTATTACTATTGGTGATTATGTTGATAGTAACATTAGCAGGATGTCGGGTTGAAAGACGTCCAGAAGGACCTGAAGGGCAGGAAACACCCCAGAGAACAGAAGAAGCTCCGGAAATTCCTGAATCTATCAGCCAAGGAGAGGGACAAGAGCCTAGATTGACGGTACATATTGTAGAGACTGAAGAATCTAGAGAAATGGACTTTGAAGAGTATCTACAGGGAGTATTAGCAGGAGAGATGCAAAATGATTGGCCGATGGAGGCCCTAAAGGCGCAAGCTATTTTAGCTAGAACCTTTGTTATGGAGTTTGTTACAGATATAGGAGGTTCCAAGTACGAAGGAGCAGATGTATCTACAGATATTGAAGAAGCTCAGGCATGGAATGATGAGGGAATCAATGAGAGGATCATACAAGCCATCAATGATACAAGAGGGCAAGTGGCTGTACATAATAATGGATATATTAAAGCATGGTTTCATGCCCATGCAGCAGGACAAACAGCTATGGCTGTAGAAGGTTTGGGACTAGATGAGGAAGATCCACCTTATATTCATTCCGTTGAATCACCAGACTCAGAGAAAGCACCAGAGGATGATGTCAATTGGAGTGAAACCTTTACAAAGGCAGAGATTATTGAAGCCGTTCAAACCACAGGACAGGAACCGGGAGATTTTAATAGCATTGAAGTGGTAGAAACCGGTCCTTCCGGAAGGGCCTATAAACTACAAATTGGAGAAGCTGTTGTCATGGCACCAGCCTTCAGGTTGGCACTAGATAGTACAAGAATGAAATCTACGCAATTACAAGATATCTCAGTGGAAGGAGATCAAGTGACCTTCTCCGGTACAGGTTATGGTCATGGTGTAGGTATGAGTCAATGGGGCGCCTATCAAATGGCGGAAGAAGGAAAAAGTGCAGAGGAAATCGTGAAACATTATTTTAAAGACATAGAAGTCATAAAATTATGGGAATAA
- a CDS encoding FtsB family cell division protein, whose product MQKKKRSNKTKRIGILVLCLVGCYMMITLYQQKQEMEWLKQQELSYLQQVEEIQRDIESLQQQLEISNDDEYIEKIARQQLKMIGSEEMLIIDIGQQ is encoded by the coding sequence GTGCAGAAGAAAAAGAGAAGTAATAAAACAAAACGAATAGGAATCCTTGTATTATGTTTGGTGGGTTGTTACATGATGATTACACTGTATCAACAAAAACAAGAAATGGAGTGGCTAAAGCAACAGGAACTTAGCTATTTACAACAAGTAGAAGAAATCCAAAGAGATATTGAGAGTCTGCAACAACAGCTGGAAATCAGCAATGATGACGAGTATATAGAAAAAATAGCAAGACAGCAGTTGAAGATGATTGGATCAGAAGAAATGTTAATTATAGACATTGGACAGCAGTAA
- a CDS encoding S1 RNA-binding domain-containing protein yields MLAEEGKIVEGTVSGITNFGAFIDLGEGKTGLVHISEVADDYVKNIHDYLKDKQKVKVKVLSIGKDGKISLSIRQAAAQNKKSVRPVEVDWSVKEDDSSRMSFDDKISKFMKESEEKMQVLKSKSKSNGRKGNGFRNKI; encoded by the coding sequence ATGCTGGCAGAGGAAGGTAAGATTGTAGAGGGCACAGTGTCAGGGATTACGAACTTCGGTGCTTTCATTGATCTTGGAGAAGGTAAGACAGGACTAGTACACATTTCAGAGGTTGCAGATGACTACGTAAAAAATATTCATGATTATCTAAAGGATAAACAAAAAGTAAAGGTAAAAGTACTATCTATTGGTAAGGATGGCAAGATTAGTCTATCTATTCGACAAGCTGCTGCACAAAATAAAAAGTCCGTTAGACCTGTAGAAGTAGATTGGAGTGTAAAGGAGGATGACTCCTCGAGAATGTCTTTTGATGACAAGATTAGCAAGTTTATGAAGGAAAGTGAAGAAAAGATGCAAGTATTAAAATCCAAAAGTAAGTCCAATGGTCGAAAGGGCAATGGATTTAGAAATAAAATATAA
- the yabQ gene encoding spore cortex biosynthesis protein YabQ codes for MISISQETYILLATIYGGILIGFIYDLYKIFRRIFHPKKIATFIQDFFFWMIISIVAFYVLIISNQGALRFYNFLGFLIGASTYTFLLSHIVIKGILFLSRIIKCFLYDLYQIIMYPFHVGLCLIEVPCSYCKRKTKPIYYKTKKYFKLPGRMMERTKKNISTYFKKK; via the coding sequence ATGATTTCCATATCACAAGAAACCTACATACTGTTGGCCACCATCTATGGGGGAATTTTAATCGGCTTTATCTACGATCTATATAAAATATTTAGAAGAATTTTTCATCCAAAAAAAATCGCCACTTTTATACAAGATTTTTTCTTTTGGATGATCATATCGATTGTGGCCTTTTATGTACTGATTATCAGTAATCAAGGTGCTTTGCGATTTTATAACTTTCTAGGATTTTTAATAGGTGCCTCCACCTATACCTTCCTTTTAAGTCATATTGTTATAAAGGGCATATTATTTTTATCGAGAATAATAAAATGCTTTCTTTATGACCTCTATCAAATCATCATGTATCCATTTCATGTAGGATTATGTCTAATAGAGGTGCCCTGTTCCTATTGCAAAAGAAAAACAAAGCCTATATACTATAAAACAAAGAAATATTTTAAACTACCAGGGAGAATGATGGAAAGAACCAAGAAAAACATCTCTACCTATTTTAAGAAAAAGTAA
- a CDS encoding RNA-binding S4 domain-containing protein has translation MRLDKYLKVSRIIKRRTVAKEACEKGRVFINGKTAKPGTEVNIGDEIEIQFGDRSLKAEITQVSEHVKKDEAKEMFRLVE, from the coding sequence ATGCGTTTAGATAAATATCTTAAAGTTTCAAGAATCATAAAACGAAGAACAGTAGCTAAAGAAGCTTGTGAAAAAGGCAGAGTTTTTATCAACGGAAAAACAGCGAAGCCGGGAACAGAAGTGAACATAGGTGATGAAATAGAAATACAGTTTGGCGACCGTTCCCTAAAAGCAGAGATTACACAGGTTTCTGAACATGTGAAAAAGGACGAAGCGAAGGAAATGTTTCGGTTGGTTGAGTAA
- the spoIIE gene encoding stage II sporulation protein E has product MAEKPTVLPVHLSREKKTIFTSLKASKKLILLNMIAFLLGRAGILQGLTPFGIGFFTAFNHKDRKYASLGITTLLGIITVKGIYESVPYGITLGIVYLLFQYAMDLRKLKTLKAAFISGFTYLTVSIIFLSFQPFYLYDVMMVAFEALVIFVIVYIASYALPIMLESKNRKILSTEEIICVAILMAIGLTGIQEVSIFQLSLRNSIAILLTILFAYNGGTAVGASVGITLGLITSMSIAGIPPVVIGIFGFSGLLAGIFKDTGKLGTGLGFLIGNAILTFYINGYYEVFIQFREIFLAFALFLLLPATWIQHLEKFTNNPKSIIYADQSHSERMKKQTYEKLMEFSGAFHELAATFEKISDKYEIFEKDDLTNLIQEVANYTCSNCGMKRSCWEKNFNATYQSMADLLVLIETRDSIEVESLPEEIRKRCIHPQKVMEKMTHLYELNYLDMTWKQQFIENRQLVGEQFKGVAEAVRHMAKDLSSETTFDIDLENDLYVALDKAGLSVKNIMVTDHQGGNLEITIEKNPCYHRESCINNFIPVISEAVGSKLVKKPGTCSYQRDGKGCSFTLVKANQYTAVTKVAKMTKAGNLLSGDTYTFMDIKDNQYLTAISDGMGTGDKAHRQSNATITMLEKMMEAGFDREVAIKTINSMLMLKSSEEIFSSLDMALLDLCNGRVDFVKIGSVQSFIKRSQTTVETIHSSTLPIGILKDIQYNENVQKIEDGDFIVMVSDGILEVSKEEGEQWLEDFLASTETRNPQDLADKILEKALNLNNNKVRDDMTVLVTKVFKAA; this is encoded by the coding sequence ATGGCAGAAAAGCCGACAGTATTACCAGTACACTTAAGTAGAGAAAAGAAAACGATATTTACATCTTTAAAAGCAAGTAAAAAACTTATTTTATTAAATATGATTGCTTTTTTATTAGGAAGAGCGGGCATTCTTCAGGGACTTACTCCCTTTGGCATAGGTTTCTTCACAGCCTTCAACCACAAGGATAGAAAATATGCCTCTTTAGGGATTACCACCCTGCTGGGAATTATCACTGTCAAGGGAATTTATGAGAGTGTTCCTTATGGCATTACACTGGGGATTGTTTATCTACTATTTCAGTATGCGATGGACCTACGAAAATTAAAAACCTTAAAAGCCGCCTTCATTAGTGGATTTACTTACTTAACGGTGAGCATCATTTTTTTAAGTTTTCAGCCCTTCTATCTTTACGATGTGATGATGGTGGCCTTTGAAGCCTTAGTGATTTTCGTTATAGTATACATCGCATCCTACGCCTTACCTATCATGCTGGAAAGTAAAAACAGAAAAATTTTATCAACAGAAGAGATTATTTGTGTGGCGATATTAATGGCTATAGGTTTAACAGGTATTCAAGAAGTATCTATTTTTCAGTTGTCCTTACGAAATAGTATCGCCATACTCTTGACCATTTTATTTGCATATAATGGAGGTACAGCAGTAGGGGCATCAGTGGGAATCACTTTGGGGTTAATCACCAGCATGTCCATTGCTGGTATACCACCAGTGGTTATAGGAATTTTTGGATTTTCAGGTTTATTAGCGGGAATTTTTAAAGATACGGGAAAACTTGGAACAGGTTTAGGGTTTTTAATAGGTAATGCTATTTTAACCTTCTATATCAATGGATATTATGAAGTGTTTATTCAGTTTAGAGAAATCTTTTTAGCTTTTGCTTTGTTCTTATTGTTGCCAGCAACATGGATTCAGCATCTAGAAAAGTTTACGAATAATCCTAAAAGTATCATTTATGCTGATCAAAGTCATAGCGAAAGAATGAAAAAACAAACTTATGAAAAACTCATGGAGTTTTCTGGAGCATTTCACGAGTTGGCGGCAACCTTTGAAAAAATTTCAGACAAATATGAAATTTTCGAAAAGGATGATTTGACAAATCTCATTCAAGAGGTGGCGAATTATACTTGTAGCAACTGTGGTATGAAAAGAAGTTGTTGGGAAAAAAATTTTAATGCCACTTATCAAAGCATGGCAGATTTATTGGTTTTAATAGAAACGAGGGACAGTATTGAGGTAGAAAGCTTACCAGAGGAAATCCGAAAACGTTGTATCCATCCTCAAAAAGTAATGGAAAAAATGACGCATCTTTACGAGCTAAACTATTTAGATATGACCTGGAAACAACAGTTTATTGAAAATAGACAATTAGTAGGAGAACAGTTCAAAGGGGTGGCAGAAGCTGTCCGACACATGGCAAAGGATTTGAGTAGTGAAACCACTTTTGATATAGATTTAGAAAATGATTTGTATGTAGCCTTAGATAAGGCGGGTCTATCGGTAAAAAATATTATGGTTACTGATCACCAAGGGGGTAACCTAGAAATAACGATAGAGAAAAACCCTTGTTATCATAGAGAGAGCTGTATTAACAACTTCATACCGGTTATTTCTGAAGCAGTAGGCAGTAAACTTGTCAAAAAACCCGGTACCTGTAGTTATCAAAGGGATGGAAAGGGCTGTAGCTTCACCTTGGTGAAAGCTAATCAGTATACCGCCGTCACAAAAGTTGCGAAGATGACGAAGGCAGGAAATCTTTTATCGGGGGATACTTACACCTTTATGGATATCAAGGACAACCAATATTTAACGGCTATAAGCGATGGAATGGGTACAGGAGATAAAGCCCATCGCCAATCAAATGCAACAATCACGATGCTAGAAAAAATGATGGAGGCAGGATTTGATCGGGAGGTGGCAATAAAAACAATTAATTCTATGTTAATGTTGAAATCGTCGGAGGAAATCTTTTCAAGTTTAGATATGGCACTATTAGATTTATGTAACGGGAGGGTAGACTTTGTTAAAATAGGATCGGTTCAAAGTTTTATCAAGAGAAGTCAGACAACGGTAGAGACCATACATTCCTCTACTTTGCCAATAGGGATTTTAAAGGATATCCAATATAATGAAAATGTGCAAAAAATTGAGGACGGAGATTTTATTGTTATGGTTTCTGACGGTATACTGGAGGTGAGCAAAGAAGAAGGAGAACAGTGGTTGGAGGATTTCCTGGCTAGTACAGAAACAAGAAATCCCCAGGACTTAGCGGATAAAATATTAGAAAAGGCACTGAATCTAAATAATAATAAAGTGAGGGATGATATGACAGTACTGGTAACAAAAGTTTTTAAGGCAGCGTAG
- the yabP gene encoding sporulation protein YabP, giving the protein MEERKTNRFKGHSLILENREKLSVSGVEHVNNFNSELIVVDTIAGVITIKGEGLDVKKLNLEEGQVAITGTVHAMTYSSRDTLTAKSSGFFNKIFK; this is encoded by the coding sequence ATGGAGGAGCGGAAAACCAATCGTTTTAAAGGCCATAGTCTTATATTAGAAAACAGAGAAAAACTTTCTGTTTCTGGGGTAGAACATGTTAATAATTTCAACAGTGAACTAATCGTAGTAGATACTATAGCAGGAGTCATTACAATCAAGGGAGAGGGTCTGGATGTAAAAAAATTAAATCTAGAGGAAGGCCAGGTAGCCATCACCGGCACAGTTCACGCTATGACCTACAGTAGCAGAGATACCTTGACAGCCAAAAGTTCTGGTTTTTTTAATAAAATTTTTAAATAA